One genomic window of Arachis stenosperma cultivar V10309 chromosome 10, arast.V10309.gnm1.PFL2, whole genome shotgun sequence includes the following:
- the LOC130957297 gene encoding uncharacterized protein LOC130957297: protein MISKYCYEALDKCLRDILRCSDSYNAHLPFGGKVILRGDFRQFLPVIPRGSRQDIIQSSINSSYLWHNCKVLKLTKNMRLSLGENNNIQELRNFAEWLLKIGDSLAGDTTDSESIIHILSDILIKNSKTALDDLIDFVYPNMLSNLSVENYFKDRANLALTLDFCVTNVNNKMTAGLLGQGRVYLSSDSVCAEEGNMEFKLDAFSPEILN, encoded by the coding sequence ATGATAAGTAAGTATTGTTACGAAGCTTTAGATAAATGCCTCAGAGACATCTTAAGGTGCTCAGATTCGTATAATGCTCATTTGCCATTTGGAGGTAAAGTTATTCTCAGAGGAGATTTTAGACAATTTTTACCTGTGATTCCCAGAGGCTCAAGGCAAGATATAATCCAGTCTTCTATTAATTCTTCATATTTGTGGCATAACTGTAAGGTTTTGAAGCTTACAAAAAACATGAGATTGTCACTAGGTGAAAACAACAACATACAAGAACTCAGAAATTTTGCagaatggctactcaaaattgGTGATAGTTTGGCTGGTGATACAACAGATAGTGAATCGATCATTCATATACTATCTGACATTTTGATTAAGAACTCTAAGACAGCTTTGGATGACCTCATTGATTTCGTGTATCCAAATATGTTATCCAATTTATCCGTTGAAAATTATTTCAAGGATAGAGCAAATCTTGCACTAACTTTGGATTTTTGTGTCACTAATGTCAACAACAAGATGACTGCAGGGCTACTTGGACAAGGAAGAGTCTACTTAAGTTCAGACTCTGTGTGTGCTGAAGAGGGAAATATGGAATTTAAGTTAGATGCTTTCTCGCCGGAgattttaaattga